The genomic DNA ACCTAGTCATTAGGGTTCGCTTAGGCAAATTTTAAAGCTGTGGCGGTACTGTGGCGGGGATTGGGTCTTTGAGTTTTTAGTAGAGAGTACGAATGACCGATCTGGTTAGACCTAGAGTCAAGTATGTTATAGGGCCCGACGGCAGCCCGCTAACGATAGCCGACCTGCCGCCGACGAACACGCGGCGCTGGGTTATCCGGCGCAAGGCGGAAGTGGTCGCGGCGGTGCGCGGCGGACTGCTCAGTCTTGAGGAAGCCTGCCAGCGCTACAAGCTCACCACCGAGGAATTTCTCTCCTGGCAGGCGTCGATCGACGAATATGGCCTTGCCGGGCTGCGCACGACGCGAATCCAGCAATACCGGCACTAAA from Mesorhizobium sp. M1E.F.Ca.ET.045.02.1.1 includes the following:
- a CDS encoding DUF1153 domain-containing protein; this encodes MTDLVRPRVKYVIGPDGSPLTIADLPPTNTRRWVIRRKAEVVAAVRGGLLSLEEACQRYKLTTEEFLSWQASIDEYGLAGLRTTRIQQYRH